A section of the Pseudomonadota bacterium genome encodes:
- a CDS encoding YbaB/EbfC family nucleoid-associated protein has translation MSKQIGQLLSQAKKMQERFQKIQEEMGDKTVEAQSGGGMVSCVVNGKQELISLKISDEILEEKDKELLEDLIVAAINEGLNKSKEMLQEEMSKITGGMQLPFGL, from the coding sequence ATGTCTAAACAAATTGGACAGCTTTTGAGCCAGGCAAAAAAGATGCAGGAAAGATTTCAGAAGATACAGGAAGAAATGGGGGATAAAACCGTTGAGGCACAGTCCGGGGGCGGGATGGTTTCCTGTGTGGTAAATGGGAAACAGGAGTTAATTTCTTTAAAAATATCAGATGAAATATTGGAAGAGAAGGACAAGGAACTGTTGGAAGACCTTATAGTTGCTGCGATAAATGAAGGTTTAAATAAATCAAAAGAAATGCTGCAGGAAGAGATGTCGAAGATTACAGGCGGCATGCAGCTACCTTTTGGACTATAG
- the recR gene encoding recombination mediator RecR, translated as MYYPEPIERLIENLTRLPGIGRKTATRLAFFLLNTRDSYISELSKNLMDIKEKIKLCGVCFNITDVDPCMICTDERRDKAVICVVEEPSHMMVVESANPGVYRYHILHGVINPIEGVGPDEVRIKELKERIVREEIREVIIATNPNIEGNTTAHYIGEILKPLDIKITRIASGIPIGGDIVYVDLLTIKSSLENRKTL; from the coding sequence ATGTATTATCCGGAACCCATAGAAAGGTTAATAGAGAATCTCACAAGACTGCCAGGCATTGGCAGGAAAACTGCCACAAGACTTGCCTTCTTCCTGTTAAATACAAGGGATAGCTATATATCAGAACTTTCAAAAAACCTTATGGACATAAAAGAGAAGATAAAGCTCTGCGGTGTTTGTTTCAATATAACAGACGTTGACCCATGTATGATATGTACGGATGAGAGGAGGGATAAAGCGGTCATATGTGTGGTTGAGGAACCTTCCCATATGATGGTCGTTGAATCAGCAAATCCAGGTGTTTATAGATACCATATCCTTCACGGTGTAATAAATCCTATTGAAGGCGTGGGTCCTGATGAGGTGAGGATTAAGGAGTTAAAAGAAAGGATAGTGAGGGAAGAGATAAGGGAGGTCATCATAGCGACCAACCCGAATATAGAAGGGAATACAACGGCCCACTACATCGGTGAGATTTTAAAACCCCTCGATATAAAGATTACAAGGATTGCATCAGGCATACCGATAGGAGGGGATATTGTGTATGTCGACCTCCTGACCATAAAGAGCTCGCTGGAGAATAGAAAAACCCTTTAA